One segment of Curtobacterium sp. MR_MD2014 DNA contains the following:
- a CDS encoding response regulator: MIRVLVVDDQHLLRTGTAMVIGTADDLVVVGEAQDGLQALERVGVLRPDVVVTDVRMPGIDGIETTRRITERFPAVRVLVLTQFDLDEHVFGALAAGASGYLLKESSAAELCTAVRTVAAGDAIVAPRACRRLVETVKPALLTARPQQAPASPFDALSARELDVVRALADGSSNAEVARSLFISEATVKSHVASILRKLGVRDRVHIVIEAFRCGVVRD; this comes from the coding sequence GTGATCCGCGTCCTCGTCGTCGACGACCAGCACCTGCTCCGCACCGGGACCGCGATGGTGATCGGGACGGCGGACGACCTCGTCGTCGTGGGGGAGGCGCAGGACGGGCTCCAGGCCCTGGAACGGGTCGGTGTCCTCCGGCCGGACGTCGTCGTGACGGACGTCCGGATGCCGGGGATCGACGGCATCGAGACCACCAGGCGGATCACGGAGCGCTTCCCGGCCGTCAGGGTCCTCGTGCTCACGCAGTTCGACCTCGACGAGCACGTGTTCGGCGCCCTCGCCGCCGGCGCGAGCGGCTACCTGCTCAAGGAGAGTTCCGCCGCGGAGCTCTGCACTGCGGTCCGGACGGTGGCCGCGGGCGATGCGATCGTGGCGCCTCGAGCGTGCCGACGCCTGGTCGAGACGGTGAAGCCGGCGTTGCTCACGGCCCGCCCGCAGCAGGCTCCGGCCTCGCCCTTCGACGCCCTCAGTGCTCGGGAGCTCGACGTCGTCCGGGCCCTGGCGGACGGGTCGTCGAACGCCGAGGTGGCCCGGTCCCTCTTCATCTCCGAGGCGACCGTGAAGAGCCACGTCGCGAGCATCCTGCGGAAGCTCGGGGTCCGTGACCGCGTGCACATCGTCATCGAGGCGTTCCGCTGCGGGGTGGTCCGGGACTGA